In a single window of the Candidatus Aminicenantes bacterium genome:
- the guaB gene encoding IMP dehydrogenase, giving the protein MLEHPIKEGLTFDDVLILPAASSVVPAETDVASRLSRRIELRAPIVSAAMDTVTKSAMAIAMAQNGGLGIVHRNMTVEAQADEVDKVKRHESGMIHDPISMRPTDLIGAARDVMQKYRISGLPITDGANTLVGILTNRDIRFETRWNMPIAQVMTRELVTVPVGTSLAEAEVLFHKHKIEKILVIDEGRRLKGMITYKDILKRIQYPNSAKDALGRLRVGAAIGTGEDALDRARALVAAKVDVIIVDTAHGHQERVLKMVERLRAEFPEQELIAGNIGTAEAARDLIDRGVDAVKVGVGPGSICTTRVVSGCGVPQITAIADVARAAREKDIPIIADGGVKSSGDVAKAIAAGASSVMLGNMLAGTDEAPGEAVMYQGRSYKIYRGMGSLEVMREGKSLDRYFRDAAAPETKLVPEGIEGMVPTKGPVASILHMVVGGLRSGMGYAGCRTIEEMREKARFIKISAAGLKESHVHDVTITKEAPNYRLE; this is encoded by the coding sequence ATGCTGGAGCACCCGATCAAGGAAGGCCTGACCTTCGACGACGTCCTCATCCTCCCTGCCGCCTCCTCCGTCGTGCCGGCCGAGACCGACGTCGCCAGCCGTCTCAGCCGCCGCATCGAGCTGCGGGCGCCCATCGTCAGCGCGGCCATGGACACTGTGACCAAGTCGGCCATGGCCATCGCCATGGCCCAGAACGGCGGCCTCGGCATCGTCCACCGCAACATGACCGTCGAGGCCCAGGCCGACGAGGTCGACAAGGTCAAGCGGCACGAGAGCGGGATGATCCACGACCCGATCAGCATGCGGCCGACCGACCTCATCGGCGCCGCCCGGGACGTGATGCAGAAGTACCGCATCTCCGGCCTCCCGATCACAGACGGGGCCAACACTCTGGTCGGCATCCTGACCAACCGGGATATCCGCTTCGAGACCCGCTGGAACATGCCCATCGCCCAGGTCATGACCCGGGAGCTGGTCACGGTCCCGGTCGGCACCTCGCTCGCCGAGGCCGAAGTCCTCTTCCACAAGCACAAGATCGAGAAGATTTTGGTTATAGACGAGGGCCGCCGGCTCAAGGGGATGATCACCTACAAGGACATCCTCAAGCGCATCCAGTACCCCAACTCGGCCAAAGACGCCTTGGGCCGGCTCCGGGTGGGAGCCGCGATCGGCACGGGCGAAGACGCCCTGGACCGAGCCCGGGCTCTGGTCGCCGCCAAAGTCGACGTCATCATCGTGGACACCGCTCACGGCCATCAGGAGCGGGTTCTGAAAATGGTCGAGCGGCTGCGGGCCGAATTTCCCGAACAGGAGCTCATCGCCGGCAACATCGGCACCGCCGAAGCCGCCCGCGATCTCATCGACCGGGGTGTCGACGCGGTCAAGGTGGGCGTCGGCCCCGGCTCGATCTGCACCACCCGTGTGGTCAGCGGCTGCGGCGTGCCGCAGATCACAGCCATCGCCGACGTCGCCCGGGCGGCCCGGGAGAAGGACATCCCGATCATCGCCGACGGCGGCGTCAAGTCTTCCGGCGACGTGGCCAAGGCCATCGCCGCCGGAGCCAGCTCGGTCATGCTCGGCAACATGCTGGCCGGCACCGACGAGGCGCCCGGCGAGGCCGTCATGTACCAGGGACGCTCCTATAAGATCTACCGCGGCATGGGCTCGCTCGAAGTCATGCGCGAAGGCAAGAGCCTCGACCGGTATTTCCGGGATGCCGCGGCTCCCGAGACCAAGCTCGTCCCGGAAGGCATCGAGGGCATGGTTCCGACCAAGGGCCCCGTCGCTTCGATCCTGCACATGGTCGTTGGAGGACTCCGCTCCGGCATGGGCTACGCCGGCTGCCGGACGATCGAGGAGATGCGCGAAAAAGCCAGGTTCATCAAGATCTCCGCCGCCGGACTCAAGGAAAGCCACGTCCACGACGTGACGATCACCAAGGAAGCGCCGAACTATCGATTGGAATAG
- the secA gene encoding preprotein translocase subunit SecA, translating to MVKTLFGKIFGTENDRAIKKVLPIVPAVGAFEARLQALPDEALRAKTGEFRDRLSQGTPLDDLLPEAFAVVREASRRVLGMRHFDVQLIGGAVLHGGRIAEMKTGEGKTLVATLPAYLNSLERKGVHIVTVNDYLAKRDTEWMGPVYRFLGLSVGTIQHDMPDADRRAAYASDITYGTNNEFGFDYLRDNMKFRLEDLVQRPFNYAIVDEVDSILIDEARTPLIISGPTEESTELYFKIDTLVRRFKPEVHFKIDEKARAVSLIEEGVAESERFLRVSNLYDLVHMDLVHHINQALKAHYLFKRDVDYMVKDEKVVIVDEFTGRLMPGRRYSDGLHQALEAKERVKIEQEYQTLASITFQNYFRMYAKLSGMTGTAATEADEFRHIYGLGVMEIPTNVPLVRIENPDVIFRTAREKWEAVIKEITEIQAAGRPVLVGTTSIEKSEHLSTLLRKQGVKHIVLNAKYHEQEAGIIAQAGRAGAVTIATNMAGRGVDILLGGNPETLARDQMRKSGLDPAKATPEQWDKALQAARRVTEEEHARVVGQGGLHITGTERHEARRIDNQLRGRAGRQGDPGSSRFFLSLEDDLMRIFGSDRLSGLMARFGMGEGVPIEHAMVSRAIERAQKQVEGHNFSIRKHLLEYDDVMNKQRTTVYRQRLEILGGKPQRDYVMELVDQILDWMLDEHANKDKAPEEWDRSALRAAIGAQFGVDVDEIGLDWAAITFEDLHEALQTRLIAAYEDKERLLGQERMREFERIILLHVIDTQWKDHLLGMDYLKEGIGLRGYGQRDPLVEYKKEGFDMFQAMLDRVEEETIRALFHFQPVSETEEIRAPERRESPRVYGQPGTAGQPEAARPGTASPGKARQARASIPGRKRQK from the coding sequence GAGAACGACCGGGCCATCAAAAAGGTCCTGCCGATCGTCCCGGCCGTGGGCGCCTTCGAGGCCCGACTGCAAGCCTTGCCCGACGAAGCCCTGCGCGCGAAAACAGGCGAATTCCGCGATCGCTTGAGCCAGGGCACGCCCCTGGACGACCTCCTGCCCGAGGCCTTCGCCGTCGTCCGGGAGGCCTCGCGCCGGGTTCTGGGCATGCGCCACTTCGACGTCCAGCTCATCGGCGGAGCCGTCTTGCACGGCGGCCGCATCGCCGAGATGAAGACGGGCGAGGGCAAAACCCTGGTCGCCACCCTGCCCGCCTACCTCAACTCCCTTGAGCGCAAGGGCGTCCACATCGTCACGGTCAACGACTACCTGGCCAAGCGCGATACGGAATGGATGGGCCCCGTCTATCGCTTCCTCGGCCTCAGCGTCGGCACCATCCAGCACGACATGCCGGACGCCGACCGGCGCGCCGCCTACGCCTCCGACATCACCTACGGCACGAACAACGAGTTCGGGTTCGATTACCTGCGCGACAACATGAAGTTCCGGCTGGAGGATCTTGTCCAGCGGCCGTTCAACTACGCCATCGTCGACGAGGTCGATTCAATCCTGATCGATGAGGCCCGCACGCCGCTTATCATCAGCGGCCCGACCGAGGAGTCGACCGAGCTGTACTTCAAGATCGACACCTTGGTCCGCCGCTTCAAGCCCGAGGTCCATTTCAAGATCGACGAGAAGGCCCGGGCTGTCTCCCTGATCGAAGAAGGCGTCGCCGAATCCGAGCGCTTCCTGCGCGTGTCCAACCTCTACGACCTGGTCCACATGGATCTCGTCCACCACATCAACCAGGCCCTCAAGGCTCACTATCTGTTCAAGCGCGACGTCGACTACATGGTCAAGGACGAGAAAGTCGTCATCGTCGACGAGTTCACGGGGCGCTTGATGCCCGGCCGCCGCTACAGCGACGGACTGCACCAGGCCCTGGAGGCCAAGGAGCGGGTCAAGATCGAGCAGGAATACCAGACCCTGGCCTCGATCACCTTCCAGAACTACTTCCGGATGTACGCCAAGCTGTCCGGCATGACCGGAACGGCGGCCACCGAAGCGGACGAGTTCCGCCACATCTACGGCTTGGGGGTCATGGAGATTCCGACCAACGTGCCTCTGGTTCGGATCGAGAACCCCGACGTCATCTTCCGGACCGCCCGCGAGAAGTGGGAAGCGGTGATCAAGGAGATCACCGAGATCCAGGCGGCCGGCCGGCCGGTCCTGGTCGGCACGACCTCGATCGAGAAGTCCGAGCATCTCAGCACCCTGCTCCGTAAACAGGGCGTCAAGCACATCGTCCTTAACGCCAAGTACCACGAGCAGGAGGCCGGCATCATCGCCCAGGCCGGCCGGGCCGGGGCCGTGACCATCGCCACCAACATGGCCGGCCGAGGCGTCGACATCCTGCTCGGCGGCAACCCCGAGACGCTGGCCCGCGACCAGATGCGCAAATCCGGGCTCGACCCGGCCAAGGCGACGCCGGAGCAATGGGACAAGGCCCTGCAGGCGGCCCGCCGAGTGACCGAAGAGGAACACGCCAGGGTGGTTGGGCAGGGCGGCCTGCACATCACGGGCACCGAGCGCCACGAGGCCCGGCGTATCGACAACCAGCTGCGCGGCCGGGCCGGCCGTCAGGGCGATCCCGGCTCGTCCCGCTTTTTCCTCAGCCTGGAAGACGACCTGATGCGGATCTTCGGCTCGGACCGTCTGTCCGGGCTGATGGCCCGCTTCGGCATGGGCGAAGGCGTTCCGATCGAGCATGCCATGGTCAGCCGGGCCATTGAGCGGGCCCAGAAGCAGGTCGAGGGCCACAACTTCTCGATCCGCAAACACCTCCTCGAGTACGACGACGTCATGAACAAGCAGCGCACCACGGTCTACCGGCAACGGCTGGAGATCCTCGGCGGCAAGCCGCAGCGCGATTACGTCATGGAGCTCGTCGATCAGATCCTCGACTGGATGCTGGACGAGCACGCCAACAAGGACAAGGCTCCCGAAGAGTGGGATCGCTCCGCCCTGCGGGCCGCGATCGGAGCCCAGTTTGGGGTCGACGTGGACGAGATCGGCCTGGATTGGGCGGCCATCACCTTTGAGGACCTTCACGAAGCGCTGCAAACGCGGCTGATCGCGGCCTACGAGGACAAGGAGCGCCTGCTCGGCCAGGAGCGGATGCGCGAGTTCGAGCGGATCATCCTGCTGCACGTCATCGACACCCAGTGGAAGGACCATCTTCTGGGCATGGACTACCTCAAAGAGGGCATCGGGCTCCGCGGCTACGGCCAGCGCGACCCGCTGGTCGAATATAAGAAGGAAGGCTTCGATATGTTCCAGGCCATGCTGGACCGGGTCGAAGAGGAGACCATCCGGGCCCTGTTCCACTTCCAGCCGGTCAGCGAGACCGAGGAAATCCGTGCCCCCGAGAGGCGCGAATCGCCTCGCGTCTACGGCCAGCCCGGAACAGCCGGCCAGCCCGAGGCGGCCCGCCCGGGAACCGCGAGCCCGGGCAAGGCCCGCCAGGCCCGGGCCTCGATCCCGGGCCGGAAACGGCAGAAGTGA